The Eubacteriaceae bacterium Marseille-Q4139 genome has a window encoding:
- a CDS encoding glutamate--tRNA ligase produces MGKVRTRFAPSPTGRMHVGNLRTALYAYLIAKHEGGDFLLRIEDTDQERQLEGAEEIIYRTLAKTGLIHDEGPDKDGGVGPYVQSERHKAGIYMEYAKMLVEKGEAYYCFCTQERLDSLKKTVNGEEIMVYDKHCLGLSKEEVEANLKAGMPFVIRQNNPKEGTTTFHDDIYGDITVDNAELDDMVLIKSDGYPTYNFANVVDDHLMGITHVVRGNEYLSSSPKYNRLYDAFGWEVPVYVHCPLITNEEHKKLSKRSGHSSYEDLLDQGFISEAIVNYVALLGWSPEDNREIFSLEELVKEFDYHHMSKSPAVFDMTKLRWMNSEYMKAMDFDKFYEMAEPYLKKVITKPMDLKKIAAMVKTRIEVFPDIEGQIDFFETLPEYDTEMYNHKKMKSTKETSLKVLKDVLPILEAQEDFSNDALYAALSAYVTAEGVKTGFVMWPIRTAVSGKQMTPAGATEIMEVIGKEESLARIHKGIALLEAALA; encoded by the coding sequence ATGGGAAAAGTTAGGACGAGATTTGCGCCGAGTCCCACCGGCAGGATGCATGTGGGAAATTTGAGGACGGCATTGTATGCGTACCTGATCGCAAAGCATGAGGGGGGCGATTTCCTTCTTCGCATCGAGGATACGGATCAGGAGCGCCAGCTTGAGGGCGCCGAGGAGATCATTTACAGAACTCTTGCAAAGACCGGACTGATCCATGACGAAGGCCCCGACAAGGACGGCGGCGTGGGCCCCTATGTCCAGAGCGAACGCCACAAAGCCGGTATTTATATGGAGTACGCCAAGATGCTGGTGGAAAAGGGCGAGGCCTATTACTGCTTCTGTACCCAGGAGCGCCTGGATTCCTTAAAGAAGACCGTAAACGGTGAGGAGATCATGGTTTATGACAAGCACTGCCTTGGGCTTTCCAAGGAAGAGGTGGAGGCCAACTTAAAGGCCGGCATGCCCTTTGTCATCCGCCAGAACAACCCGAAGGAGGGGACGACTACGTTCCACGACGACATCTACGGCGACATCACCGTGGACAACGCGGAGCTGGACGACATGGTGCTCATTAAGTCCGACGGCTATCCCACCTACAACTTTGCAAACGTCGTGGACGATCACCTGATGGGAATTACCCATGTGGTTCGCGGAAACGAGTACCTGTCTTCCTCGCCCAAGTACAACAGGCTTTACGATGCCTTCGGCTGGGAGGTTCCGGTTTACGTCCACTGCCCGCTCATTACCAACGAGGAACATAAAAAGCTCAGCAAGAGAAGCGGCCATTCCTCCTACGAGGATCTTCTGGATCAGGGCTTTATTTCCGAGGCCATTGTCAACTACGTGGCGCTTCTCGGCTGGTCGCCGGAGGACAACCGGGAAATCTTCTCCCTGGAGGAGCTGGTAAAGGAGTTTGACTACCATCACATGAGCAAGTCCCCGGCTGTCTTTGACATGACGAAGCTTCGCTGGATGAACAGCGAGTACATGAAGGCCATGGACTTTGACAAGTTCTATGAGATGGCAGAGCCGTATCTGAAAAAGGTCATCACGAAGCCCATGGATCTTAAGAAGATTGCGGCCATGGTGAAGACGAGAATCGAGGTATTCCCGGATATCGAGGGGCAGATTGACTTCTTTGAGACGCTGCCGGAATACGATACGGAGATGTATAACCACAAGAAGATGAAATCCACGAAGGAGACGTCCCTTAAAGTATTAAAGGATGTGCTCCCGATCTTAGAGGCACAGGAGGACTTCTCCAACGATGCCCTTTACGCGGCGCTGTCGGCATATGTGACGGCAGAAGGCGTAAAGACCGGTTTCGTCATGTGGCCGATCCGCACGGCGGTTTCCGGAAAGCAGATGACGCCGGCCGGCGCCACGGAGATCATGGAAGTGATTGGAAAGGAAGAATCCCTGGCACGGATCCATAAGGGGATTGCACTTTTGGAGGCGGCCCTGGCATAG
- a CDS encoding ATP-dependent helicase yields MNFNKEQETAVSHKDGPMMVLAGPGSGKTTVITHRIMRLLEQGVSPSGILVITFTKAAAVEMKERFLSLASGAAMKKEESGRVSFGTFHSVFYQILRLAYGFPAGSVIGEEEKRGFFKEFLAKSSLEVEDEGEFISSVISEISHVKEERLDLRYYYSQNCPEEWFKKLYRGYEEMLHRTGKLDFDDMLVMCYDLFSKRKDILAAWQRKYRYILVDEFQDINRLQYEIVRMLALPENNLFIVGDDDQSIYRFRGAKPEIMLGFEKDYPDAARVLLSYNYRSTREIVSASLRLIGHNKVRFPKELKPSHGAGRPADLRIYENPVREMEAAARELRLYRQAGYAYEDMAVLFRTGLSMGLLAEKLMEYNVPFQMRDVVPSLYSHWIAKDFFAYLSIGAGSRKRSDFFRIMNRPNRYFSRDAFESPEVSLDAVRSFYQDREWMEDRIEDFDADLRTIGRLKPSAAIQYIRKTVGYDEYLKSYADFRRMDVTELTAVADQLSESAEGFQTAAEWMEHARAYEEELKRQSGAREQAAKEGVTLSTMHSAKGLEYRVVFVADANEGIVPHHKASLPADIEEERRLFYVALTRAKERLHILAVRERYHRAQEVSRFVGECLGGKM; encoded by the coding sequence ATGAATTTCAACAAGGAACAGGAGACGGCGGTTTCCCATAAGGACGGCCCCATGATGGTTCTGGCCGGGCCGGGTTCGGGAAAAACCACCGTCATCACACACAGGATCATGAGACTGCTGGAGCAGGGCGTAAGCCCCTCCGGCATTCTTGTCATTACGTTTACAAAAGCGGCGGCCGTGGAGATGAAGGAGAGGTTCCTTTCCCTCGCTTCCGGGGCCGCCATGAAAAAAGAGGAAAGTGGAAGGGTGAGCTTTGGAACCTTCCACTCTGTTTTTTATCAGATTCTCCGGCTGGCTTACGGCTTTCCCGCCGGGAGCGTGATCGGCGAGGAGGAAAAGCGCGGCTTTTTTAAGGAATTCCTGGCAAAGTCCAGCCTGGAGGTGGAGGACGAGGGCGAGTTTATAAGCTCTGTCATCAGTGAAATCAGCCATGTGAAGGAGGAGCGGCTGGATCTGCGCTATTATTACTCCCAGAACTGCCCGGAAGAGTGGTTCAAAAAGCTGTACCGGGGCTACGAGGAGATGCTGCACCGGACGGGAAAGCTGGATTTTGACGACATGCTCGTCATGTGCTATGACCTGTTTTCAAAGCGGAAGGACATCCTTGCGGCGTGGCAGAGAAAGTACCGCTACATCCTGGTGGACGAGTTCCAGGATATCAACCGGCTCCAGTACGAGATTGTGCGGATGCTGGCGCTGCCGGAAAACAACCTGTTTATCGTCGGCGACGACGACCAGTCCATCTACCGCTTCCGCGGGGCGAAGCCGGAGATCATGCTGGGCTTTGAAAAGGACTATCCGGATGCGGCCCGGGTGCTGCTTTCCTATAATTACAGGTCGACAAGAGAGATTGTTTCGGCGTCCCTGCGTCTTATCGGCCATAATAAAGTCCGGTTCCCCAAGGAGCTTAAGCCGTCCCACGGCGCCGGGCGGCCGGCAGATCTTCGCATCTATGAAAATCCTGTCCGGGAGATGGAGGCGGCCGCCAGAGAGCTCAGACTTTACAGGCAGGCGGGCTATGCCTATGAAGACATGGCTGTTTTGTTCCGCACCGGCCTTTCCATGGGGCTTTTGGCGGAAAAGCTCATGGAATACAACGTGCCGTTCCAGATGCGGGATGTGGTTCCAAGCCTTTACAGCCACTGGATTGCAAAAGACTTTTTTGCCTATCTTTCCATCGGCGCCGGGAGCAGGAAGCGGAGTGATTTTTTCCGCATCATGAACCGGCCCAACCGGTATTTCAGCCGCGATGCCTTTGAAAGCCCGGAGGTTTCTTTGGATGCCGTCCGCTCCTTTTATCAGGACAGGGAATGGATGGAGGATCGGATTGAGGATTTTGACGCAGATTTAAGAACCATCGGCCGCTTAAAGCCGTCGGCGGCAATCCAGTACATACGAAAGACCGTCGGATACGACGAATACCTGAAAAGCTATGCGGATTTCAGGCGCATGGACGTAACGGAACTCACCGCCGTGGCCGACCAGCTTTCGGAGAGCGCCGAGGGATTTCAGACGGCTGCCGAATGGATGGAACATGCGAGGGCCTACGAGGAAGAATTAAAGCGCCAGAGCGGAGCAAGGGAACAGGCGGCCAAGGAGGGCGTCACCCTGTCCACGATGCACAGCGCCAAGGGGCTTGAGTACCGGGTGGTGTTCGTGGCCGACGCCAATGAGGGGATCGTCCCCCACCACAAGGCCTCCCTGCCAGCAGATATCGAGGAGGAGCGGCGGCTCTTTTATGTGGCTTTGACGCGGGCGAAGGAGCGGCTCCACATTTTGGCAGTCAGGGAGCGGTACCACCGGGCGCAGGAGGTGTCGCGGTTCGTGGGTGAGTGCCTTGGCGGGAAGATGTGA
- a CDS encoding cob(I)yrinic acid a,c-diamide adenosyltransferase, whose amino-acid sequence MEKRNEQARGLIHIYCGDGKGKTSAAVGLAVRAAGRGKQVVIARFLKTEDSGEVAVLRQIPRIHVIPCRKSFGFVFSMNEAEKREAAAYNRELFCEAVRLSEDAGLLILDEIMAAVRYGMVLEEELLSFLEKKPEGLEVVLTGRDPSETLLAAADYVSEICKVRHPFDAGIPARPGIEY is encoded by the coding sequence ATGGAAAAAAGGAACGAGCAGGCGCGCGGCCTGATTCACATCTACTGCGGAGACGGAAAGGGAAAGACGAGCGCCGCCGTGGGCCTTGCGGTGAGGGCTGCCGGGCGCGGGAAGCAGGTGGTGATCGCCAGATTTTTAAAGACCGAGGACTCCGGTGAGGTGGCCGTTCTGCGGCAGATCCCGAGAATCCATGTGATCCCGTGCAGGAAAAGCTTTGGCTTCGTATTTTCCATGAATGAGGCGGAAAAGCGGGAAGCGGCGGCCTATAACAGGGAGCTTTTCTGTGAGGCCGTGCGCCTTTCGGAGGACGCAGGGCTTTTGATCCTTGATGAGATTATGGCGGCTGTCCGTTACGGCATGGTTTTGGAGGAAGAACTTCTTTCCTTTTTAGAGAAAAAGCCGGAGGGGCTTGAAGTAGTGCTCACGGGGCGGGATCCGTCGGAAACGCTTCTTGCGGCGGCCGACTATGTGTCGGAGATTTGCAAGGTGCGCCACCCCTTCGATGCGGGAATCCCTGCAAGGCCGGGAATTGAGTATTGA
- a CDS encoding DUF1292 domain-containing protein, translating to MENEKKNGGLGNQAEENAEEMTVTLTLEDGTELECVVLTIFEAGDREYIALLPLDGREAEDGEVYLYRYVEDAEGNPDLENIVSDEEYEIVADAFDELLDTEEYDELVSEDELD from the coding sequence ATGGAAAACGAGAAGAAAAACGGCGGCCTGGGAAATCAGGCAGAAGAGAATGCCGAGGAAATGACGGTCACTCTGACCCTGGAGGACGGAACCGAGCTGGAATGCGTCGTCCTTACGATTTTTGAAGCAGGCGACCGGGAGTACATCGCCCTTCTCCCGTTAGACGGAAGAGAAGCCGAGGACGGCGAAGTGTACTTGTACCGCTACGTGGAGGACGCTGAGGGAAATCCCGATTTGGAGAACATCGTGAGCGACGAGGAGTACGAGATCGTGGCTGATGCCTTTGACGAGCTTCTGGATACGGAGGAGTACGACGAGCTGGTGAGCGAGGACGAACTGGATTAA
- a CDS encoding transposase encodes MRKYSAEDKLRMVKLILEAKHSITSVSTGEGIHPTTLEEWIRNYQSMGSETFYNKGWTKRTSAEKEIAVQEYLSGLGSLRDICKKYKISSTRTLRQWIALYNGHKELKASRTGGCSLMTKGRKTTFEERVEIASYCISHGHNYAETSENFKVSYQQARNYTIKYETGGVPALQDNRGKRKSEDSLTEVEKLQAELKLEKAKRQRAEMELSFLKKLEEIERRRG; translated from the coding sequence ATGCGTAAATATTCTGCTGAAGATAAATTACGAATGGTAAAGCTTATTTTGGAAGCTAAACATAGTATTACATCTGTATCAACAGGCGAAGGAATTCATCCTACTACTTTAGAAGAATGGATTCGTAATTATCAGTCTATGGGTTCAGAAACCTTTTACAACAAAGGATGGACCAAAAGAACTTCTGCCGAGAAAGAGATTGCCGTACAAGAGTATCTTTCTGGTCTTGGTTCACTACGTGATATTTGTAAAAAATATAAAATTTCCAGTACTCGTACACTCAGGCAATGGATTGCGCTGTATAATGGTCATAAGGAACTGAAGGCTTCCAGAACAGGAGGATGTAGTCTTATGACCAAAGGAAGAAAAACAACGTTTGAAGAAAGAGTGGAAATTGCATCCTACTGCATTTCCCATGGCCATAACTATGCTGAAACATCAGAAAACTTTAAGGTGTCCTATCAGCAGGCACGAAATTACACTATCAAATACGAAACAGGCGGAGTTCCTGCATTACAGGATAACCGCGGCAAAAGAAAATCGGAAGATTCTCTTACAGAGGTGGAAAAGCTTCAAGCGGAGTTGAAACTGGAAAAAGCCAAACGGCAACGTGCAGAAATGGAGTTATCATTCTTAAAAAAATTAGAGGAAATCGAAAGGAGGCGGGGCTGA
- a CDS encoding IS3 family transposase, with protein sequence MRGNRKEAGLSLIRHEHIYQAVKEEQKEHDYPIQELCKIGGVSRAAYYKWLNHEMSENEQENRKIAELIEKIHIESPDKGYRRIRDELERYHDIDVNDKRVLRICRKLGIKSTIKYANDSCTRQAANPQYIAENILNREFTAEAPNEKWLTDVTEFHYYIGNEKHKVYLSAILDLYDRRIVSYRIGDSNSNALVFDTFDDAVKDNPDAHPMFHSDRGFQYTNRAFHAKLEAAGMMQSMSRVAKCIDNGPMEGFWGILKRERYYGKRFMDRESLVVMIEKYINYYNNRRLQRKLGIVTPMEKHEKYLQAA encoded by the coding sequence ATTAGAGGAAATCGAAAGGAGGCGGGGCTGAGCCTGATCCGCCACGAGCATATCTATCAGGCTGTCAAAGAAGAACAGAAAGAACACGATTATCCGATACAGGAGCTTTGTAAGATTGGCGGTGTTTCAAGGGCGGCTTATTACAAATGGCTGAACCATGAAATGTCAGAGAATGAACAGGAAAACCGAAAAATTGCGGAACTGATAGAAAAAATCCACATAGAATCACCTGATAAGGGTTATCGCAGAATCCGTGATGAGTTGGAGCGTTACCATGACATTGATGTAAATGATAAACGTGTTTTGCGCATCTGCCGGAAACTTGGTATCAAATCCACCATTAAATATGCAAACGATAGCTGTACAAGACAGGCTGCAAATCCACAGTACATAGCCGAAAATATCCTGAATCGTGAATTTACGGCAGAAGCTCCGAATGAAAAGTGGTTGACCGATGTAACGGAATTTCATTACTATATCGGAAATGAAAAGCACAAGGTATATTTAAGTGCAATTCTTGACCTGTATGACCGAAGAATCGTATCCTACCGTATTGGAGACAGTAATAGTAATGCATTAGTGTTTGATACCTTTGATGATGCAGTCAAAGATAATCCTGATGCACATCCAATGTTTCACAGTGACAGAGGCTTTCAATACACCAATAGAGCCTTTCATGCAAAACTTGAAGCAGCAGGGATGATGCAGAGCATGTCCAGAGTAGCAAAGTGTATCGATAATGGACCAATGGAAGGATTCTGGGGAATTCTAAAACGGGAGCGTTATTATGGTAAACGATTTATGGACAGAGAATCACTGGTGGTCATGATAGAGAAATATATCAATTACTATAACAACAGACGTTTGCAGAGGAAGCTTGGTATAGTAACACCAATGGAGAAACACGAAAAATATTTACAGGCAGCGTAA
- a CDS encoding helix-turn-helix transcriptional regulator, translated as MSQTGNNIGKYVQRERKKKGITQEQLAEYTGISWSAISRFETGQSMLSVERILKIAAVLDIGIESIFCDYVKTMPDLSDETTQEIFKLLSICGEHEKRYLLENLKLVMEHLHNA; from the coding sequence ATGTCTCAGACAGGGAATAACATTGGAAAATATGTGCAGAGGGAGAGGAAGAAAAAAGGGATTACACAGGAACAGCTTGCAGAGTACACGGGGATTTCGTGGAGTGCCATCAGCCGTTTTGAGACAGGGCAGAGCATGTTAAGCGTGGAGCGGATTTTAAAAATTGCTGCGGTGCTGGACATCGGAATCGAATCCATTTTCTGCGACTATGTGAAGACGATGCCCGACTTGAGCGACGAGACGACGCAGGAGATTTTTAAGCTTCTCAGCATCTGCGGGGAACACGAGAAGCGGTACCTGCTGGAAAACTTAAAGCTTGTGATGGAACATCTCCACAACGCCTGA
- a CDS encoding pseudouridine synthase: MSRKGIGILEETVRLNKYLSDAGVCSRREADRLIEAGKVLVDGAVAEMGMRVRPSQKIVCDGKAVKGKDRPVFLAVNKPKGIVCTTSDKDRAENIIEFLKYPVRVYPVGRLDKDSEGLLLLTNQGDIVNKILRAGNAHEKEYAVAVNRPVTEEFLKKMQEGVWLDDLAVLTKPCRAWKTGPHTFHIVLTQGLNRQIRRMCRALDFHVMNLKRVRIMDIKLGNLKRGEYRELTKEELSGLMEAVKDSTNLPMKEAGTRTAK, encoded by the coding sequence ATGTCCCGGAAAGGAATCGGAATTTTGGAAGAAACAGTTCGTCTGAATAAATACTTAAGCGACGCTGGAGTCTGCTCCAGAAGGGAGGCAGACAGGCTCATCGAGGCCGGGAAGGTGCTTGTGGACGGCGCTGTGGCAGAAATGGGCATGCGAGTGCGCCCGTCCCAGAAGATTGTCTGCGACGGAAAAGCCGTGAAGGGAAAGGACAGGCCGGTTTTCCTTGCAGTCAATAAGCCGAAGGGGATTGTCTGCACCACCTCCGACAAAGACCGCGCCGAAAACATCATCGAGTTTTTAAAGTATCCCGTCAGGGTCTACCCGGTGGGGCGCCTGGACAAGGACTCGGAGGGGCTTCTTCTCCTCACGAACCAGGGGGATATTGTAAATAAGATCCTGCGCGCCGGGAATGCCCATGAAAAGGAATACGCCGTGGCCGTGAACCGGCCGGTGACGGAAGAATTTCTAAAGAAGATGCAGGAGGGCGTCTGGCTTGACGACCTGGCCGTTTTAACGAAGCCCTGCCGCGCATGGAAGACTGGCCCCCACACGTTTCACATCGTTTTGACCCAGGGCTTAAACCGCCAGATCCGGCGCATGTGCCGCGCCCTGGATTTCCATGTGATGAATTTAAAGCGTGTGCGGATTATGGACATCAAACTGGGAAACCTAAAGAGAGGGGAGTACCGGGAGCTGACAAAGGAAGAGCTTTCCGGGCTTATGGAGGCGGTGAAGGACTCCACGAACCTTCCCATGAAAGAGGCAGGAACTAGAACGGCAAAGTAA
- the ligA gene encoding NAD-dependent DNA ligase LigA codes for MEEKMRRMKELVTLLSGASRAYYQESREIMSNLEYDKLYDELLSLEKETGTVFSGSPTQKVGYEILSELPKERHDRPMLSLNKTKSVEELKEWLGDQTGLLSWKMDGLTVVLTYQDGKLAKAVTRGNGEIGEVITANAKTFVNLPTAIPYGGELILRGEAVITYSDFARINETIEDVDAKYKNPRNLCSGSVRQLNSKITAGRSVRFMAFALVKADGVDFHNSRREQFLWLKSLGFETVEFKEVTAENVEAAVHGFAEKIEHYDVPSDGLVLLYDDIAYGESLGRTAKFPRDSIAFKWADELQETTLSYIEWSASRTGLINPVAVFEPVELEGTTVSRASVHNISIMEGLELGASDRITVYKANMIIPQIAENLTRSGVRDIPKICPVCGGETEIRKVNDVKSLYCTNPDCQAKKIKSFGLFVSRDALNIDGLSEMTLEKFIAAGFIKEFDDIFHLERHRDAIIAMEGFREKSYENLIAAAREASHTTLPRLVFGLGIAGIGLANAKMICRHFRYDFDAMRRAEKEELVSIDGIGGVLADAWVGYFALDKNNETVDHLLKDLTFEPEEAETKEQTLAGKTFVITGSVERFANRKELQEYIEARGGKAVGSVTKKTDYLINNDVTSSSSKNKKAKELGIPILSEDDFLKMTGETYAD; via the coding sequence ATGGAAGAAAAAATGAGACGGATGAAGGAGCTTGTGACGCTGCTTTCCGGCGCATCCCGGGCGTACTACCAGGAAAGCCGGGAGATCATGAGCAATCTGGAATACGATAAGCTTTACGACGAGCTTTTAAGCCTGGAAAAAGAGACGGGCACGGTGTTTTCCGGAAGCCCGACCCAAAAGGTAGGCTATGAGATTTTAAGCGAGCTTCCCAAGGAGCGCCACGACAGGCCCATGCTGTCGCTCAACAAGACGAAGAGCGTCGAAGAGTTAAAGGAATGGCTTGGGGATCAGACAGGGCTTTTGTCCTGGAAAATGGACGGGCTCACCGTCGTTTTGACGTACCAGGACGGGAAGCTTGCGAAGGCAGTGACCCGCGGAAACGGCGAAATCGGCGAGGTCATCACGGCAAACGCGAAGACCTTTGTAAACCTTCCGACGGCCATCCCGTATGGGGGCGAGCTGATCTTGCGCGGCGAGGCTGTCATTACCTACTCGGATTTTGCGCGGATCAACGAGACTATTGAGGACGTGGATGCAAAATACAAGAACCCGAGGAATCTTTGCAGCGGCTCCGTCCGCCAGTTAAACAGCAAAATCACGGCCGGGCGGAGCGTCCGCTTCATGGCCTTTGCCCTTGTGAAGGCCGACGGCGTGGACTTCCACAATTCCAGGCGGGAACAGTTCCTGTGGCTGAAAAGCCTGGGCTTTGAAACCGTGGAATTTAAGGAAGTGACGGCAGAAAACGTGGAAGCGGCCGTTCATGGCTTTGCAGAAAAAATCGAGCATTACGACGTGCCCTCCGACGGGCTTGTGCTCCTTTATGATGACATCGCCTATGGGGAATCCCTCGGCCGCACGGCCAAGTTCCCAAGGGATTCCATCGCCTTTAAGTGGGCTGACGAACTCCAGGAGACGACGCTTTCCTATATTGAGTGGAGCGCCTCGAGGACGGGGCTTATTAACCCCGTGGCCGTATTCGAGCCGGTGGAGCTGGAGGGCACGACGGTGAGCCGCGCCAGCGTCCACAACATCAGCATCATGGAGGGGTTAGAGCTCGGCGCCAGTGACAGGATCACGGTTTATAAAGCCAACATGATTATCCCCCAGATCGCTGAAAATCTGACGAGGAGCGGTGTCCGGGACATCCCGAAAATCTGTCCGGTCTGCGGCGGGGAGACGGAGATCCGCAAGGTGAACGACGTAAAGTCCCTGTACTGCACGAATCCTGACTGCCAGGCGAAAAAAATCAAGAGCTTCGGTCTGTTCGTGAGCCGCGACGCCTTAAATATCGACGGTCTTTCGGAGATGACACTGGAAAAGTTCATCGCGGCCGGATTCATCAAGGAATTTGACGATATTTTCCATCTGGAGCGCCACCGGGATGCCATCATCGCCATGGAGGGCTTTAGGGAAAAGTCTTATGAAAACCTGATTGCCGCGGCCAGGGAAGCCTCCCACACGACGCTTCCAAGGCTTGTGTTTGGACTGGGGATTGCCGGGATCGGCCTTGCAAACGCAAAAATGATCTGCCGGCACTTCCGCTATGATTTCGATGCCATGCGCCGCGCCGAAAAGGAAGAGCTGGTGTCCATCGACGGCATCGGCGGCGTCCTGGCCGACGCCTGGGTGGGATATTTTGCGCTGGATAAAAATAATGAGACTGTGGATCATCTCCTTAAAGATCTGACCTTTGAGCCGGAGGAAGCGGAGACAAAGGAACAGACTTTGGCCGGGAAAACCTTTGTGATTACCGGTTCCGTGGAGCGGTTTGCCAACCGTAAGGAGCTCCAGGAATACATCGAGGCCCGGGGCGGGAAGGCCGTCGGCTCCGTCACGAAAAAGACGGATTACCTCATCAACAACGACGTGACCTCGTCTTCCTCGAAAAATAAGAAGGCAAAGGAGTTAGGGATCCCGATCCTTTCCGAAGACGATTTTCTAAAGATGACAGGAGAAACATATGCCGATTAA
- the metA gene encoding homoserine O-succinyltransferase, translating into MPIKIQNDLPARAILESENVFIMDESRALSQDIRPLEILILNLMPLKEDTETQLLRALSNTPLQVECTFMLMSSHESTHTSASHLNKFYNTFDDVRDRRFDGMIITGAPVENMEYEEVNYWEELTSVMEWSKTHVTSTMHLCWGAQAGLYYHYGIPKHRMAEKLSGIYRHRVLDKRVPLVRSFDDYFNCPHSRYTEVREEDIKKHQELVILAKSEKAGVFLVMSRDGRQIFLQGHPEYDRMTLNNEYHRDLNKGLDPKLPYNYYEHDDPFSVPPLVWRNMANTLYTNWLNFYVYQVTPYDIWEI; encoded by the coding sequence ATGCCGATTAAGATACAGAACGATCTGCCTGCGAGGGCCATACTGGAAAGTGAAAACGTGTTTATCATGGACGAGTCCCGGGCCTTAAGCCAGGACATCCGCCCGCTGGAAATTTTGATTTTGAACCTGATGCCCTTAAAAGAGGACACGGAGACGCAGCTCCTCAGAGCCCTTTCCAACACGCCGCTCCAGGTGGAATGCACGTTCATGCTCATGTCGAGCCATGAGTCCACCCACACGTCTGCCAGCCACCTGAACAAGTTTTACAACACCTTTGACGACGTGAGGGACCGCCGCTTCGACGGCATGATTATTACCGGCGCGCCGGTGGAAAATATGGAGTATGAGGAGGTCAACTACTGGGAGGAGCTCACTTCTGTCATGGAGTGGAGCAAGACCCATGTGACGTCGACCATGCACCTTTGCTGGGGCGCCCAGGCGGGGCTCTACTATCATTACGGGATCCCGAAGCACCGGATGGCGGAAAAGCTTTCGGGCATCTACCGCCACCGTGTCCTTGATAAGCGGGTGCCGCTCGTCAGAAGCTTTGACGATTATTTCAACTGCCCTCATTCCCGCTATACGGAGGTGCGGGAGGAAGATATCAAAAAGCATCAGGAGCTTGTGATTCTGGCAAAATCTGAAAAGGCCGGCGTGTTTCTCGTCATGAGCCGGGACGGCCGCCAGATTTTCCTCCAGGGGCACCCGGAGTATGACAGGATGACCTTAAACAATGAATACCATCGGGATCTCAACAAAGGGCTGGATCCGAAGCTTCCGTACAACTACTATGAGCATGACGACCCGTTTTCCGTGCCACCGCTTGTGTGGAGGAACATGGCAAACACGCTCTATACCAACTGGCTGAACTTCTATGTGTACCAGGTGACGCCGTATGATATCTGGGAAATCTGA
- a CDS encoding GNAT family N-acetyltransferase — MKIECITEENRKLLIPFIKENWHDIMMVIKGEQVDISEEDGFCILDGQSVEAVVTYRMKNNICEITLLHTAKQQCGIGTRLVQEVIKAAREKGADTITVVTTNDNIGAIAFYQKIGFDMEMLYRNSMDYVRKLKPTVPAIGDNNIPLRHEIEFAMHL, encoded by the coding sequence GTGAAAATAGAATGCATTACGGAGGAAAACAGGAAGCTTCTGATTCCGTTTATCAAAGAAAACTGGCATGATATTATGATGGTCATAAAAGGAGAGCAGGTCGATATCTCAGAAGAAGATGGGTTCTGCATCCTTGACGGGCAAAGCGTGGAGGCCGTCGTCACATACAGGATGAAAAATAACATCTGTGAAATCACCCTGCTGCATACGGCAAAACAGCAGTGCGGGATCGGAACCCGTCTGGTGCAGGAAGTGATAAAAGCGGCGAGAGAAAAGGGGGCCGATACGATTACCGTGGTGACAACCAATGACAACATCGGTGCAATCGCCTTTTATCAGAAAATCGGTTTCGATATGGAAATGCTCTATCGGAACTCCATGGATTATGTCAGGAAATTAAAGCCCACAGTGCCTGCCATCGGTGATAACAATATCCCGTTAAGGCATGAAATTGAATTTGCCATGCATCTTTAA